One genomic window of Pagrus major chromosome 22, Pma_NU_1.0 includes the following:
- the eif2b2 gene encoding translation initiation factor eIF2B subunit beta: MPGPDKETDLTERIEAFLFDLNRGGSGAGPLRGSAETARETTALLRRITAQARWSSAGDLMEIIRKEGRRMTAAQPSETTVGNMIRRVLKIIREEYARSRGSSEEADQQESLHKLLTSGGVSDENFRQHFAALKANVIEAINELLTELEGTTDNIAMQALEHIHSNEVIMTIGRSRTVEAFLKDAARKRKFHVIVAECAPFCQGHEMATSLSKAGIETTVIGDAAIFAVMSRVNKVIIGTQTVLANGGLRAVNGTHTLALAAKHHSTPLIVCAPMFKLSPQFPNEEDTFHKFVSPHEVLPFTEGEILSKVNVHCPVFDYVPPELITLFISNIGGHAPSYIYRLMSELYHPEDHEL, encoded by the exons ATGCCGGGTCCAGACAAGGAAACGGACCTGACGGAGAGAATTGAAGCGTTTCTGTTCGACCTTAACCGTGGAGGGAGCGGGGCGGGACCGCTGCGGGGCTCGGCGGAGACAGCCCGAGAAACGACAGCCCTGCTCCGTAGGATCACAGCCCAGGCACGGTGGAGCAGCGCAG GCGATCTGATGGAAATAATCCGGAAAGAAGGGAGGAGAATGACTGCCGCCCAGCCGTCAGAGACCACTGTTGGCAACATGATCAGACGGGTGCTGAAGATCATCAGAGAGGAATATGCCAG ATCTCGAGGTAGCAGTGAAGAGGCCGACCAGCAGGAATCCCTCCACAAGCTTCTGACCTCTGGAGGAGTCAGTGACGAGAACTTCAGACAGCATTTCGCCGCCCTCAAAGCGAACGTCATTGAGGCCATCAATGAGTTGCTGACAGAGCTTg aGGGAACAACTGACAACATTGCGATGCAGGCCCTGGAACACATTCACTCTAATGAGGTCATCATGACTATTGGTCGCTCTCGCACCGTGGAGGCCTTCCTCAAAGATGCTGCACGCAAACGCAAGTTCCATGTCATCGTGGCGGAGTGTGCCCCCTTCTGCCAG GGACATGAGATGGCAACCAGTCTGTCAAAAGCCGGCATCGAAACAACCGTGATCGGAGACGCTGCCATATTTGCAGTGATGTCTCGTGTTAATAAG GTCATCATCGGTACGCAGACAGTTCTGGCAAACGGAGGACTGAGGGCCGTCAATGGGACGCACACTCTCGCCCTCGCAGCCAAGCACCACTCGACTCCTCTGATCGTTTGTGCCCCCATGTTCAAGCTCTCGCCTCAG TTCCCAAATGAAGAAGACACCTTCCATAAGTTTGTCTCTCCACATGAGGTTCTTCCTTTCACTGAAG GTGAGATTCTCTCAAAGGTCAATGTGCACTGTCCGGTGTTCGACTACGTCCCACCCGAGCTCATCACACTGTTCATCTCTAACATTGGAGGACATGCACCATCATACATCTACCGACTGATGAGTGAACTTTACCACCCAGAAGACCATGAACTTTAA